AACAGCGCATATAGAGCTGCGCCCCTGGCTCCCGCCATTCCATGGAAATCATGATTGAGGACTTCAGCTCCGGTTAGTGGCGTATCGATATTCTCATCAATAATGAGCAATCCATTTTTCATGCGCTCTATGACAGCTCTGCAATGTTCCAGGCCGTCTTTCGAGACAATTATCACTACATCCGGATTCTTGACCCCTGTGAAAAGGATAGGATCGGGAGAAACAATGATTTCGGTACTGGAAAACCCGGTGCCCACTGTTACAGGATAATTTCCCTTTTTTGAAACCTCCAGGCCGGATGCGATTGCTGCCTGAGCGAA
The genomic region above belongs to Candidatus Aegiribacteria sp. and contains:
- a CDS encoding 2-oxoacid:acceptor oxidoreductase family protein, producing the protein VHLRDNPISLFKEKNEIEIEFHSELKDPLSLILSGSAGGGVQLATELFAQAAIASGLEVSKKGNYPVTVGTGFSSTEIIVSPDPILFTGVKNPDVVIIVSKDGLEHCRAVIERMKNGLLIIDENIDTPLTGAEVLNHDFHGMAGARGAALYALFFYLHRNPVIPVDALVSALGRSGISDKVDLDMLLNFEIE